A part of Pararoseomonas sp. SCSIO 73927 genomic DNA contains:
- a CDS encoding nucleotidyltransferase family protein, with protein sequence MIRLTHGMVLAAGLGTRMRPLTEAVPKPLLALRGRSLLDHALDRLDENGVHDVVVNAHHLAPQVVAACEARKSPRCTVLVEEVLLETGGGVRNALPHLGQEPFAVVNGDAYWLDGPTPALARLAAAFDPERMDALLLMVRAAAVDGDVGLGDFLLDPMGHLRWPEEREVAPYLYAGVQIVHPRLLDGTERYEQPGGRFGMKGPWTRAIEAERLYGLVHDGAWFHLSTPPDLQRAEEALDKGLVKLF encoded by the coding sequence ATGATCCGCCTCACCCACGGCATGGTCCTCGCGGCCGGGCTCGGCACGCGGATGCGGCCGCTGACCGAGGCCGTGCCGAAGCCCTTGCTCGCGCTGCGCGGACGCTCCTTGCTGGACCACGCGCTGGACCGGCTGGACGAGAACGGGGTGCACGACGTCGTGGTGAACGCCCACCACCTGGCCCCCCAGGTCGTGGCGGCCTGCGAGGCGCGGAAATCCCCCCGCTGCACCGTGCTGGTGGAGGAGGTGCTGCTGGAGACGGGCGGCGGAGTGCGCAACGCGCTGCCGCATCTGGGGCAGGAACCCTTCGCCGTGGTGAACGGCGACGCCTACTGGCTGGACGGCCCCACCCCTGCGCTGGCGCGGCTGGCGGCGGCCTTCGACCCGGAGCGGATGGACGCGCTGCTGCTGATGGTGCGCGCGGCGGCGGTGGACGGGGATGTGGGGCTGGGCGACTTCCTGCTGGACCCGATGGGCCATCTCCGCTGGCCGGAGGAGCGGGAGGTGGCCCCCTACCTCTATGCCGGGGTGCAAATCGTCCATCCCCGGCTGCTGGACGGCACGGAGCGGTACGAGCAGCCCGGGGGGCGCTTCGGCATGAAGGGGCCGTGGACCCGCGCCATCGAGGCGGAGCGGCTCTACGGGCTGGTGCATGACGGGGCCTGGTTCCACCTCTCCACGCCGCCGGACCTGCAGCGCGCGGAAGAAGCGCTGGACAAAGGGCTCGTGAAGTTGTTCTAG
- a CDS encoding phosphotransferase, which produces MTPDAFLAAHGYAGARRAPLPGDAGHRRYLRLAGGPRPALLMDGSGAAAVGLASAEADLRAFMGIAAHIRSLGLSAPEVIAADPPSGLLLLEDLGEPTHAALLDAGAEPMPLYLAAAEALAALHAAPPPPGLPAWEGEAMARAAAATFLDWWWPAAMGAEPTAAQREGFRAAIRAMLAPFEGAGGFVHRDFFPANLLPVDRAGPAGVGIIDFQDAGHGHPAYDLVSLLQDARRDVAEDVREAATARYMAARPGLDRAAFGAATAAMAAQRHLRVAALWVRLDRRDGKPQYLVHGPRCWRLLGEALRHPATAPLAAFLDEHVPPARRGNPTTATTEHAA; this is translated from the coding sequence ATGACGCCTGACGCTTTCCTCGCTGCCCACGGCTATGCCGGGGCCCGCCGCGCGCCCCTGCCGGGGGATGCCGGGCATCGCCGCTACCTTCGCCTGGCGGGCGGGCCGCGCCCGGCGCTGCTGATGGACGGGTCGGGCGCCGCCGCCGTCGGGCTGGCCTCGGCCGAGGCGGACCTGCGGGCCTTCATGGGGATCGCGGCGCATATCCGGAGCCTTGGCCTCTCGGCGCCGGAGGTGATCGCGGCCGATCCGCCCTCCGGCCTGCTGCTGCTGGAGGACCTGGGGGAGCCGACCCACGCGGCGTTGCTGGATGCAGGGGCGGAGCCGATGCCGCTCTATCTCGCCGCCGCGGAGGCGCTGGCCGCGCTGCACGCCGCCCCGCCGCCGCCCGGCCTGCCGGCCTGGGAGGGGGAGGCCATGGCGCGGGCCGCCGCCGCCACCTTCCTGGACTGGTGGTGGCCCGCAGCGATGGGCGCGGAGCCGACGGCGGCACAGCGCGAGGGCTTCCGCGCGGCCATCCGCGCGATGCTGGCGCCCTTCGAGGGCGCGGGGGGCTTCGTCCACCGCGACTTTTTTCCCGCCAACCTGCTGCCGGTGGACCGTGCGGGACCGGCCGGGGTGGGGATCATCGATTTCCAGGACGCCGGGCACGGCCACCCGGCCTACGACCTAGTGAGCCTGCTGCAGGACGCCCGGCGCGACGTGGCGGAGGATGTGCGGGAGGCCGCCACCGCCCGCTACATGGCGGCCCGCCCTGGGCTGGATCGCGCCGCATTCGGGGCCGCCACCGCCGCCATGGCCGCGCAGCGCCACCTGCGCGTGGCCGCGCTGTGGGTGCGGCTGGACCGGCGGGACGGGAAGCCGCAATACCTGGTCCACGGCCCGCGCTGCTGGCGGCTGCTGGGGGAGGCGTTGCGCCACCCCGCCACGGCGCCGCTGGCCGCCTTCCTCGACGAGCACGTGCCGCCCGCGCGGCGCGGCAATCCCACCACCGCCACCACGGAACACGCCGCATGA
- the tsaE gene encoding tRNA (adenosine(37)-N6)-threonylcarbamoyltransferase complex ATPase subunit type 1 TsaE: protein MTAPITLSLPDEAATVALAARAARLARPGDAILLEGPLGAGKSAFARAFLRAAAGDPALEVPSPTFTLVQSYELSGMAAHHMDLYRLEGPDALPELGWEEMREGIVLVEWPERLGAWAPRGALRLALAQAVEADARTAILSGWDPARLSALAEVPVANDA from the coding sequence ATGACCGCCCCGATCACCCTTTCCCTGCCGGACGAGGCGGCCACCGTCGCGCTCGCGGCCCGGGCCGCGCGCCTGGCCCGGCCGGGGGACGCGATCCTGCTGGAGGGGCCGCTGGGGGCGGGGAAATCCGCCTTCGCCCGCGCCTTCCTGCGCGCGGCGGCGGGGGACCCGGCGCTGGAGGTGCCTTCGCCGACCTTCACCCTGGTGCAGTCCTACGAGCTCTCCGGCATGGCGGCCCACCACATGGACCTCTACCGCCTGGAAGGGCCCGACGCCCTGCCGGAGCTGGGCTGGGAGGAGATGCGGGAGGGGATCGTGCTGGTGGAGTGGCCGGAGCGCCTCGGGGCCTGGGCCCCGCGCGGCGCGCTGCGGCTGGCCCTGGCGCAGGCCGTAGAGGCGGACGCCCGCACCGCCATCCTCTCGGGCTGGGATCCTGCCCGCCTCTCCGCCCTCGCTGAAGTGCCGGTTGCGAATGACGCCTGA
- a CDS encoding NAD(P)/FAD-dependent oxidoreductase, with protein sequence MTAHIETDVAIIGAGPAGLFAVFECGMLRMKCVVIDALEAIGGQCSALYPEKPIFDIPAHPRIAGGDLIRELETQAQPFAPIYLMGRRVERLLEEDGSFVLGTSEGDSVRAKAVILAAGAGAFGPNRPPLEDLPQYEASGAVRYMVARREDFRGKKVVIAGGGDSAVDWALSLKEIAAKVTVVHRRPKFRAAPETAAQMEAAAARGELEMAIPYQLHALKGDGSKLTHVTLATLKGEERDVEADHLLAFFGLSMELGPIAEWGLGMDRSHVSVTPATCETSRPGIYAIGDVATYPGKLKLILQGFSEAAMTAHAIHPRVHPGEALHFEYSTSKGVPVHG encoded by the coding sequence ATGACCGCGCATATCGAGACCGACGTCGCCATCATCGGCGCCGGCCCCGCCGGGCTCTTCGCCGTGTTCGAGTGCGGCATGCTCCGGATGAAATGCGTGGTGATCGACGCGCTGGAAGCCATCGGCGGCCAGTGCTCGGCCCTCTACCCGGAGAAGCCGATCTTCGACATCCCCGCCCATCCCCGCATCGCCGGCGGCGACCTGATCCGCGAGCTGGAGACCCAGGCCCAGCCCTTCGCCCCCATCTACCTCATGGGCCGGCGCGTGGAGCGGCTGCTGGAGGAGGATGGCAGCTTCGTTCTCGGCACCAGCGAGGGCGACAGCGTGCGCGCCAAGGCGGTGATCCTCGCCGCCGGCGCCGGCGCCTTCGGCCCCAACCGCCCGCCGCTGGAGGACCTGCCGCAGTACGAGGCGTCGGGGGCCGTCCGCTACATGGTGGCCCGGCGGGAGGACTTCCGGGGCAAGAAGGTGGTGATCGCCGGCGGCGGCGATTCCGCCGTGGACTGGGCCCTGTCCCTCAAGGAGATCGCGGCGAAGGTCACGGTGGTGCACCGCCGCCCGAAGTTCCGCGCCGCCCCCGAGACCGCCGCCCAGATGGAGGCCGCCGCCGCCCGCGGCGAGCTGGAGATGGCCATCCCCTACCAGCTGCACGCGCTGAAGGGCGACGGCAGCAAGCTCACCCACGTGACGCTCGCGACCCTGAAGGGCGAGGAGCGCGACGTGGAGGCGGACCACCTCCTCGCCTTCTTCGGCCTCTCCATGGAGCTCGGCCCCATCGCGGAGTGGGGGCTGGGGATGGACCGCAGCCACGTGTCGGTGACGCCCGCCACCTGCGAGACCTCCCGCCCCGGCATCTACGCCATCGGCGACGTGGCGACCTACCCCGGCAAGCTGAAGCTCATCCTGCAGGGCTTCTCGGAGGCCGCCATGACCGCCCACGCCATCCACCCGCGCGTGCATCCGGGTGAGGCGCTGCACTTCGAGTACTCCACCTCCAAGGGGGTCCCCGTCCATGGCTGA
- a CDS encoding glutathione S-transferase family protein, whose protein sequence is MAETQGAGGKLFIGTKRYSSWSLRGWLAVHLAGLEVEEVLIPLAGGGGTTAIKQATPAGLVPYLEHDGARVWESLAICEYCAEIAQASGREGLWPGDRVLRALLRSAASEMHAGFRGLRQAMPMNLGGSFPGRGGTPDALADIARIETIWAQCLDASGGPFLHGAAMGVADCMYAPVVARLITYAPAVSPRGRAYMAALRAHPLVARWYDEAAQEPKEWQLAHYEAGPAA, encoded by the coding sequence ATGGCTGAGACGCAAGGGGCAGGCGGCAAGCTCTTCATCGGCACGAAGCGCTACTCCTCCTGGTCGCTGCGCGGCTGGCTCGCCGTGCACCTCGCCGGGCTGGAGGTGGAGGAGGTGCTGATCCCGCTCGCCGGCGGCGGCGGCACCACCGCCATCAAGCAGGCCACCCCCGCCGGCCTCGTGCCCTACCTGGAACACGACGGCGCGCGGGTCTGGGAAAGCCTCGCGATCTGCGAGTACTGCGCGGAGATCGCCCAAGCGTCGGGCAGAGAGGGCCTGTGGCCGGGGGACCGCGTCCTGCGCGCCCTCCTCCGCAGCGCCGCCAGCGAGATGCACGCGGGCTTCCGCGGACTGCGCCAGGCCATGCCGATGAACCTCGGCGGCAGCTTCCCCGGCCGCGGCGGCACGCCGGACGCGCTGGCCGACATCGCCCGCATCGAGACGATCTGGGCGCAGTGCCTGGACGCCAGCGGCGGCCCCTTCCTGCACGGCGCGGCGATGGGCGTCGCGGACTGCATGTACGCCCCCGTGGTCGCGCGCCTCATCACCTACGCCCCCGCCGTCTCCCCGCGCGGCCGCGCCTACATGGCCGCCCTCCGCGCCCACCCGCTGGTGGCGCGCTGGTACGACGAGGCGGCGCAGGAGCCGAAGGAGTGGCAGCTCGCCCACTACGAGGCCGGGCCGGCTGCTTGA
- a CDS encoding VOC family protein has translation MASSNGLDHVGVCSRDAAALWGAYERLGFALTPVARQSRGDGPLGTANRCAMLRRGYIELLAIVDPALPDNGLGALLDVFEGARILALGMADSEGNLARLRRAGLDIPGISPLSRPVEPGGPIARFERLPLPDAPEGRVQLVRHLTPEAIWQPRWMEHPNGATELRAAIVVADRPAESAARLSRLSGLPLEPDPAGGFALPLPDGARVRVLDPGTAAALLPGLVLPPLPAVAAMVLGVESPDRARQALSGVLHLETPTGLMVPQAEAAGCALIFAP, from the coding sequence ATGGCCTCCTCCAACGGCCTGGACCATGTCGGCGTCTGCTCGCGCGACGCCGCGGCGCTCTGGGGCGCCTATGAGCGGCTGGGCTTCGCCCTCACCCCCGTCGCCCGGCAGTCGCGCGGCGACGGGCCGCTGGGCACCGCCAACCGCTGCGCCATGCTGCGCCGGGGCTACATCGAGCTGCTGGCGATCGTCGATCCCGCCCTGCCCGATAACGGCCTGGGCGCGCTGCTCGATGTGTTCGAGGGCGCGCGCATCCTGGCACTGGGCATGGCGGATTCGGAGGGCAACCTCGCCCGCCTCCGCCGCGCCGGGCTGGACATCCCCGGCATCTCCCCCCTCTCCCGCCCCGTGGAGCCCGGCGGCCCGATCGCCCGCTTCGAGCGCCTGCCCCTGCCGGATGCGCCGGAGGGCCGCGTCCAGCTCGTGCGGCACCTGACGCCGGAGGCCATCTGGCAGCCCCGCTGGATGGAGCACCCCAACGGCGCCACCGAACTCCGCGCCGCGATCGTCGTCGCCGACCGCCCGGCCGAGAGCGCCGCCCGCCTCTCCCGCCTCTCCGGCCTGCCGCTGGAGCCCGACCCCGCCGGCGGCTTCGCCCTGCCCCTGCCGGACGGCGCCCGCGTGCGCGTGCTGGACCCCGGCACCGCCGCCGCCCTCCTCCCCGGCCTCGTCCTCCCGCCCCTGCCCGCCGTGGCCGCGATGGTGCTGGGCGTGGAGAGCCCCGACCGCGCGCGACAGGCCCTCTCCGGCGTGCTGCACCTGGAAACCCCCACCGGGCTGATGGTGCCGCAGGCGGAAGCCGCGGGCTGCGCGCTGATCTTCGCGCCATGA
- a CDS encoding FkbM family methyltransferase, producing MRRASPLRQSVQTYYAPGREAALDAFQSRFLSPGDLGFDIGAHVGDRTAGFRRLGARAVAVEPQPALARLLRRCFRDDPGVAIIPALVGAAPGEAVLRLNTRNPTVATASDAFVAAADGAAGWEDQRWDRTIPRPVTTLDALAAAHGTPDFIKLDVEGFEAEALAGLSFAPRALSFEFTTIQRDVAAACLARLAALGPYRFNAALGESMELALPAPVTADAMGAWIEALPHAANSGDVYASPDAARITP from the coding sequence ATGAGGCGCGCCAGCCCCCTGCGCCAATCCGTTCAGACCTACTACGCGCCGGGGCGCGAGGCCGCGCTGGACGCCTTCCAGTCCCGCTTCCTCTCCCCCGGCGATCTCGGCTTCGACATCGGCGCCCATGTCGGCGACCGCACGGCCGGCTTCCGCCGCCTCGGCGCCCGCGCCGTGGCGGTGGAGCCCCAGCCCGCCCTGGCCCGCCTGCTGCGCCGTTGCTTCCGCGATGATCCCGGCGTCGCGATCATCCCCGCCCTCGTCGGCGCCGCGCCGGGCGAGGCGGTGCTGCGCCTGAACACGCGCAACCCCACCGTCGCCACCGCCTCCGACGCCTTCGTGGCCGCCGCCGACGGCGCGGCGGGCTGGGAAGACCAGAGGTGGGACCGCACCATCCCCCGCCCGGTGACCACGCTGGACGCCCTGGCCGCCGCCCACGGCACCCCCGACTTCATCAAGCTGGACGTGGAGGGCTTCGAGGCGGAGGCCCTGGCCGGCCTCTCCTTCGCCCCCCGCGCCCTCTCCTTCGAGTTCACCACCATCCAGCGCGACGTGGCGGCGGCGTGCCTGGCGCGTCTGGCCGCCCTCGGCCCCTACCGCTTCAACGCCGCGCTCGGCGAGAGCATGGAGCTCGCCCTCCCCGCCCCCGTCACCGCCGACGCCATGGGCGCCTGGATCGAGGCCCTGCCCCACGCCGCCAACAGCGGCGACGTCTACGCCAGCCCCGACGCCGCCCGGATCACCCCGTGA
- a CDS encoding MraY family glycosyltransferase translates to MRAEAFFPHLGFAALLVLLSAGIVRLMIAHPMLDDPARRAATAHKVPTPKGGGLGIVAAFVAGMVVLYGTARFARIAEPEFIGTILAALAIAGVALLDDLKDFRFVVKLAAQAGAALVAMASGLVVTRLAIPWVGVTDLGLLGPVLTLFWIVACTNAVNFMDGMDGLVAGSLLVACAALCFIGAEQGAWFVYAAALFLTAGLLGYLPYNLHPARIFMGDVGSQFLGFVLAVLAVACARFDTEQLSFLIVPLLLFAHLFDTGFTLIRRALMRERISAPHRTHLYQMAQRSGMSVRRVAATHGAFVLFQAMLALSFPGLPPWAKPLVVLPPLALQLLWLAYVAWRVRRAGLSWRAG, encoded by the coding sequence ATGCGCGCGGAGGCCTTCTTCCCCCATCTCGGCTTCGCCGCCCTGCTCGTCCTGCTCTCGGCCGGCATCGTGCGATTGATGATCGCCCACCCCATGCTGGACGACCCGGCCCGCCGCGCCGCCACCGCACACAAGGTCCCCACCCCGAAGGGAGGCGGCCTCGGCATCGTCGCCGCCTTCGTGGCGGGCATGGTGGTCCTCTACGGCACCGCCCGCTTCGCCCGAATCGCGGAGCCGGAATTCATCGGCACCATCCTCGCCGCCCTCGCCATCGCCGGCGTCGCGCTGCTGGACGACCTGAAGGATTTCCGCTTCGTCGTGAAGCTCGCGGCCCAGGCCGGGGCCGCGCTGGTCGCCATGGCCAGCGGCCTCGTCGTCACCCGCCTCGCCATCCCCTGGGTGGGCGTGACCGACCTCGGCCTTCTCGGCCCGGTGCTGACGCTGTTCTGGATCGTCGCCTGCACCAACGCCGTGAACTTCATGGACGGGATGGACGGCCTCGTCGCCGGCTCCCTCCTCGTCGCCTGCGCCGCCCTCTGCTTCATCGGGGCGGAACAGGGCGCCTGGTTCGTCTACGCCGCCGCGCTGTTCCTCACCGCCGGGCTGCTGGGCTACCTGCCCTACAACCTGCACCCCGCCCGCATCTTCATGGGCGACGTGGGCAGCCAGTTCCTCGGCTTCGTCCTCGCCGTGCTCGCGGTCGCCTGCGCCCGCTTCGACACGGAGCAGCTCTCCTTCCTCATCGTGCCCCTGCTGCTCTTCGCGCACCTCTTCGACACGGGCTTCACCCTCATCCGCCGCGCCCTGATGCGGGAGAGGATCAGCGCGCCCCACCGCACCCACCTCTACCAGATGGCCCAGCGCAGCGGCATGTCCGTGCGGCGGGTGGCCGCGACGCACGGCGCCTTCGTGCTGTTCCAGGCGATGCTGGCGCTGTCCTTCCCGGGCCTTCCCCCCTGGGCGAAGCCGCTCGTCGTGCTCCCCCCTCTCGCCCTGCAGCTCCTCTGGCTTGCCTACGTCGCTTGGCGCGTGCGGCGCGCCGGCCTTAGTTGGCGGGCGGGCTGA
- a CDS encoding YjbF family lipoprotein, which yields MRRALILLPLLLAACELPDMPELGRAAENTLRASVFLPPIQDGLRPRRYEAPNGALDEEQVAVTSGPTLVVSYGRQRKVMTMIQGQGEQRMWRSDDGTVVATDGARVVATAGVQTNLSATRFDSPDPLDDVTALIERPAMARRVVDLAPAQRDPGRMRFGVSLECRMRAARVPEGLYVEERCGGGARFLNRYWADAETGAVWRSEQWVGMEDRPMTIEVLSPPAN from the coding sequence ATGCGCCGCGCCCTGATCCTCCTTCCCCTCCTCCTGGCCGCCTGCGAGTTGCCGGACATGCCGGAGCTGGGGCGTGCGGCCGAGAACACCCTGCGGGCGAGCGTGTTCCTGCCGCCGATCCAGGACGGGCTGCGGCCGCGCCGGTACGAGGCGCCGAACGGCGCGCTGGACGAGGAGCAGGTGGCCGTGACGAGCGGGCCGACGCTGGTCGTCAGCTACGGGCGGCAGCGCAAGGTGATGACGATGATCCAGGGCCAGGGCGAGCAGCGCATGTGGCGCTCGGACGACGGCACGGTGGTGGCGACGGACGGGGCGCGGGTGGTGGCGACGGCGGGGGTGCAGACGAACCTCTCGGCCACGCGCTTCGACAGCCCGGACCCGCTGGACGACGTGACGGCGCTGATCGAGCGGCCGGCGATGGCGCGGCGGGTGGTGGACCTGGCGCCGGCGCAGCGCGATCCCGGGCGGATGCGCTTCGGCGTCTCGCTGGAGTGCCGGATGCGGGCGGCGCGGGTGCCGGAGGGGCTCTATGTGGAGGAGCGCTGCGGCGGCGGGGCGCGGTTCCTGAACCGCTACTGGGCGGATGCGGAGACGGGGGCCGTGTGGCGGTCCGAGCAGTGGGTGGGGATGGAGGACCGGCCGATGACGATCGAGGTGCTCAGCCCGCCCGCCAACTAA
- a CDS encoding response regulator transcription factor gives MSDPRPILIVDDDPALRATLSEQLAVDGEFAPSEAATKAEAGQILLADGARFDAVLLDIGLPDGDGRDLCAELRRAGLKVPIIMLTGADGEQDVVRGLDSGANDYIAKPFRIMELLARLRAQLRGFDNSEDAVFVIGPYTFRPSAKMLQDPGRNRRIRLTEKECAILKFLYRAGGRPVGRQILLNEVWGYNAAVTTHTLETHIYRLRQKIEPDPATASLLLTEGGGYRLDPQAGRAAA, from the coding sequence ATGTCGGACCCCCGTCCGATCCTGATCGTGGACGACGACCCGGCGCTCCGCGCCACGCTGTCCGAGCAATTGGCCGTCGATGGCGAGTTCGCCCCGAGCGAGGCCGCGACGAAGGCCGAGGCCGGGCAGATCCTGCTCGCCGACGGTGCTCGCTTCGATGCCGTGCTGCTCGACATCGGCCTGCCCGATGGCGATGGCCGCGACCTCTGCGCGGAGCTCCGGCGGGCCGGGCTGAAGGTGCCGATCATCATGCTCACCGGCGCGGACGGGGAGCAGGACGTGGTGCGCGGGCTCGATTCGGGCGCGAACGACTACATCGCGAAGCCCTTCCGCATCATGGAGCTGCTGGCCCGCCTGCGCGCCCAGCTGCGCGGCTTCGACAATTCCGAGGACGCGGTTTTCGTCATCGGCCCCTACACCTTCCGCCCCTCGGCCAAGATGCTGCAGGACCCCGGCCGCAACCGCCGGATCCGCCTGACCGAGAAGGAGTGCGCGATCCTGAAGTTCCTCTACCGGGCCGGTGGCCGGCCGGTGGGGCGGCAGATCCTGCTGAACGAGGTGTGGGGCTACAACGCGGCCGTGACGACCCACACGCTGGAGACGCACATATACCGGCTGCGGCAGAAGATCGAGCCGGACCCGGCGACCGCTTCCCTGCTGCTGACCGAGGGCGGCGGGTACCGCCTGGACCCGCAGGCCGGCCGCGCGGCGGCCTGA
- a CDS encoding GTP cyclohydrolase II, with product MRAVHRAVSDLRRGTPVLLEGGGEALVLAAAETVGARGLAELAGAALAPPVLLLAAPRAAAVLARPILARSVPAAAAEDAPVALRLSPALLDPAALRRLADPVAEDLLPEVPQIVPAPGFAQALSPVAIALAKVGRLLPALVAAPASTAAGARLGLLSVAVPAVLGYPAAAATSLTRVAEARVPLEDAPEARIAAFRAADGGIEHLAILVGTPEAARKSAGKSAGESAGEAAPLARIHSECFTGDLLGSLRCDCGPQLRGAIARMAAEPAGGVLLYLAQEGRGIGLVNKLRAYTLQDGGLDTLDANRALGYGADERDFRVAATMLEALGLPRIRLLTNNPDKVAGLSACGIEVTGRVSHLFAANGVNDAYLATKKARFGHLLG from the coding sequence ATGCGGGCGGTCCACCGCGCCGTCTCCGACCTGCGCCGCGGCACGCCCGTGCTGCTGGAAGGCGGCGGAGAGGCGCTCGTCCTCGCCGCCGCCGAGACGGTCGGCGCGCGCGGCCTCGCCGAGCTGGCCGGGGCGGCGCTGGCCCCGCCCGTGCTGCTCCTCGCCGCCCCCCGCGCGGCCGCCGTGCTGGCCCGCCCCATACTTGCGCGTTCCGTGCCTGCTGCGGCGGCGGAGGACGCGCCGGTGGCGCTGCGCCTCTCCCCCGCCCTGCTGGACCCTGCCGCCCTGCGCCGCCTGGCCGATCCGGTGGCCGAGGACCTGCTGCCCGAAGTCCCGCAGATCGTCCCCGCGCCGGGCTTCGCCCAGGCGCTCTCCCCTGTCGCCATCGCCCTGGCCAAGGTCGGGCGGCTGCTGCCCGCCCTCGTCGCCGCCCCGGCCTCCACCGCCGCCGGGGCGCGCCTGGGCCTGCTCTCCGTCGCCGTGCCGGCAGTGCTGGGATACCCGGCCGCCGCCGCCACCAGCCTCACCCGCGTGGCCGAGGCCCGCGTCCCGCTGGAGGACGCGCCGGAGGCCCGCATCGCCGCCTTCCGCGCCGCCGATGGCGGGATCGAGCACCTCGCGATCCTCGTCGGCACGCCCGAGGCGGCCAGAAAGTCGGCCGGAAAGTCGGCGGGAGAGTCGGCCGGAGAGGCGGCGCCGCTCGCCCGCATCCACTCCGAGTGCTTCACCGGCGACCTGCTGGGCAGCCTGCGCTGCGACTGCGGCCCGCAGCTGCGCGGCGCCATCGCCCGCATGGCGGCGGAGCCGGCGGGCGGCGTGCTGCTCTACCTCGCGCAGGAGGGGCGGGGCATCGGCCTGGTGAACAAGCTGCGCGCCTACACCCTGCAGGATGGCGGGCTGGACACGCTGGATGCCAACCGCGCCCTCGGCTACGGCGCCGACGAGCGCGACTTCCGCGTGGCCGCGACGATGCTGGAGGCCCTGGGCCTGCCCCGCATCCGCCTGCTGACGAACAACCCGGACAAGGTGGCCGGCCTCTCCGCCTGCGGGATCGAGGTGACGGGCCGCGTCTCCCACCTCTTCGCCGCCAACGGCGTGAACGACGCCTATCTCGCGACGAAGAAGGCCCGCTTCGGCCACCTGCTCGGCTAG
- a CDS encoding L,D-transpeptidase family protein translates to MTLARLDGPHLILNRDRWCCAIGRGGIRADKAEGDGATPRATLPLRRVLYRADRGPAPRCAVPVEPIGPNDGWCDDPASPAYNRPVNLPHEARHEELWRQDHIYDIVGVLGWNDDPVVPGRGSAIFLHLARPDLAPTEGCIALAGPDLRAALTAGLTGIEVA, encoded by the coding sequence ATGACCCTCGCCCGCCTGGACGGCCCCCACCTCATCCTGAACCGCGACCGCTGGTGCTGCGCCATCGGCCGCGGCGGCATCCGCGCCGACAAGGCGGAAGGCGACGGCGCCACCCCCCGCGCCACCCTCCCCCTCCGCCGCGTGCTCTACCGCGCCGACCGCGGCCCCGCCCCACGCTGCGCCGTGCCCGTGGAACCCATCGGCCCGAACGACGGCTGGTGCGACGACCCCGCCAGCCCCGCCTACAACCGCCCGGTCAACCTGCCCCACGAGGCCAGGCACGAGGAACTCTGGCGACAGGACCACATCTACGACATCGTCGGCGTGCTCGGCTGGAACGACGACCCGGTGGTGCCCGGGCGCGGCAGCGCCATCTTCCTCCACCTCGCCCGGCCGGACCTGGCGCCCACCGAGGGCTGCATCGCCCTGGCCGGGCCCGACCTGCGGGCAGCCCTGACCGCGGGGCTCACGGGGATCGAAGTGGCCTGA